The following is a genomic window from Malus sylvestris chromosome 7, drMalSylv7.2, whole genome shotgun sequence.
AGTTTGGGTAGTTTTGGTTTGGGCTTGGTTTTTGTCACAAGGGTGAGCAACTTGGGAGTTTGTTTTAACTGGTTTGAGTCTCATATTTATTAAATCATTAATTAAGTCTCAATCACGATCTAATATCTTTGTTGAAGTTGATCctgaaaatgaatttaaactggTTCTTTGAACCTAGTTGATTGACTTAATTCATGAATTTGGACGCTCGACTTTCTAGCTGGAGtgttgaaattgattttaaatgtACCGTCAAAGCATTGTTCTATGTTGTCTAGATTGACTAAGTTGTTTTGAATTTCAACTGGTTTGCTTTCATTAATTAAGAACCAATCTGATGGTAACCTGACGTCTAACCATTTGATGGTTCTAGGTATTTTGATATTGGCATTTTCTTGATTACTTTGGATTAAGTGTGTTCTCTAGGACTCTTGGCTATGGCTTGAAAGTTCATATTGGTACTCGTACACTTGTAATAGACTCTTTAAATTAGAGCTAATGGTTGGACACCTTCCAAGACTTGATAACCAGAGGTTTTTATGAAAATTAGAGCTAATGGTTGGACCCCTCCAAGACTTACTGGGTTTTTGCTCTCTCTCCGCTCCTCTTGATCCACTCACGCCACATCCTTGGGACTTATTGTTTGGATACAGGCTCTTCTGGTTTGGTTCGAGATTGGAAACTCAGACAATTAAGAAATCAATGAATTAATTATAAGGAGCCGCCCCGCCTTGTTTTTGTATAAACTATATTGGACCCACCCCGAACCTGCTCCGAATTGCTTGTACCCGCCCCAACCTGCGAGTCTAAGACCCGTTTGCCCACGCCTAGTTATTATggaccaagtgggagaatgtaacaATATTTTAATATTCTAAGGTGGTCCATATGACATGGTCCATGTGAAAAGTAGGGTTTAACGAATTTATTATTTGTAAACAATCGTATTGGTCAAATTAAGAGATTCAGTTTCCTATCTTATTACCGTGATGGGTGGTAATTGATTATAGACTTCAAAAGGAAATGGTTCCTCTCTCTGCTTAATAAAGTGCATATACTCATCTAATTTGTACATCAACAGAAAACACGATTATGGCATTTACGGGCAAACTAAGGCAAAAGAGAGAACACCAATTTCCTCATCGTTTACACAGATAAGGCTTGTGAGGTTTGTGGGTATTGTATTCCTAAGCATTGCATCGCTTTCGAATATTTGGGGGATGTCTAGAGATTGAACAGACTCTTAAACAAAAATTCACCTCTACAAAAACCCAGGACAACCGGGAATGCGATAGGATGGAAAAAGATAGCAATTAATATCAGAATTCTGAAACACACCCATGTTTCGATCAGGTGTAGACACGAACAATATGAAAtccttcaacatcttatatatatgtatatatatgacaaACATACTGATTCGTTCTGAATGCAGCATTCTATATAATGCCTCCTTAATATTTGGAAACCCCCATGCTTTCTTCCCATATGAACAATGATTACCTGTTGATGGATGTATATAAGCACGAAACTGATCCATCGATGTAGCAGGCACGCAAACCATCCATCAACAGGTAATGATCATAAGTCTGCAGAAAACAAATTAAAGCAGCATTGTCATTGTTTCCTTCAATCACAATTTTATGTTCAAGAGAGAATATTGCAGTAGCaagttataaaacaaaataagcATGCCTAGCCGATCAAAATGGCCAACCTGCTTTCGATCAAAGGTACATTTTAAGTATTCATTGCCATTGTAGTTTAGATTCCAAGGCCGTCCATTGCTAGCTCTTTTTCTGATAGCAGCTTCAGTTTCTGGAACATACACAATAATCATGATCGTAAATTGATACTTGAACAACAGTTTAGATAGGACTTCTTTTCGTACGATTCCACATAAGAAATGATGATAGTAAAGGTATACATACCGTAATATACTGTGGGGGTTCAATGAGACCAGTAGTACCCAGGATTACTTCCCTTCTCAGTTTCGTCGTTAGCTTGTGACAAACTCGTAACTGAGGACAGCATCAAGATAAAACCGTGAGAGAATATCTAAAAGCACTACACTGCAGATCTAGAAACTAAGCTGAGAAGTTGCTCGCAAATTCTACCTCAGATCGAGTTGCCCCACCAATCATAAATACAAAGATACGTTGCCCCATCTTCTTGAAATCAGTAGATGAACCTCTCAAAACTGAGTCACTACAAAAGGTAGTGGCAGAGCAATGATTAGTTACTATCCGAGTTGTGCTGTTCTAAGTTGCCATATGAACTAGCATAAAATCGGATGATTAAATTCAACCGCTGCCCTTGCATGGACATTCAATTGGGGAATGAGCAAATTAACTCTGACTAGAGATTGGGCACCATGACGCTACCTTGAATATCCATCATCAGAATGCCGAGCCCGTCCCCAGTTAGCAGTCCGCCTTGATCTCATTGAATGAGGAGCACCGGTAGATTGGCTTGTCTGCGCTGATGAACTGTGGCCTCTCACACTGCCCCCTTGGGGAGCCGGAGTAGGTTCATTCAAGCATGAATACTCGTTCTTTGGTAATTCACCTTTACTAAGATTTTCAATGAtctcctgaaaaaaaaaacaaataaataaataaatcttaaTAAGCTTTCTAAACTAGTTCAGATTCAAATTTTCCCATTCGGATGTAAAAAATTTCCATCTCCTTAAAAGAATTACATCTCTACACTACACACAATCACCAAGAATaatctctccttttttttctcctcTGTCAGGAGGAAAGAGAGTGCAGTATGGGGTTGCTAATTCTAATTAAATGACTAAATGATCAAATGAAAAGTGTTAAAATGTTGTGTAACACACGTGGAGAGACCACCTTCATGATGTTCAAGCTTACGTACCTCTATCATGGGATAGAATCGAAATAGTTGCCATGTTTCCACCTCATCAGTACGATCCTTCCTCGCTGCTCCCTTCGTCTGATTGTAAAACATGATCATTTATATACAGGCCTTACTCTTTCAGCTGCTTGTTTTCTGAAACAGGACCCTACACTAATATTCAGGAACCATCTCCACAAGTAGATATGCTTACCTTCGCAGCATTGAACTTCAGTGAGAAGCTACTAGATGTCTTCTTGGACTCTGATGAACCCCCAAGCAACCGCATATTATTCACAACCTTCATGTCCTCCCGTGATAATTTTGCCAACTAAGTTAACAGACAGAAAGAAATTAACGtaactattttgttttttcagctATAAATTAACTTAACTAACCATATACACATAATATAGTAGACATAGATGTCATAGCTACCTGCATTAGCTTATTAGCTTTGTCTCCCTCGAACTTCTCAGGATATACAGATGCATAAATCATTAAAAGACGCAACTTATTTTCAGGCGTTGTATCCTGCATAAATTGGATAATCTCCGTTAAAAAATAGTGGGTATCAAATATCAAAAACTACTTAGTGGGAGAACTGCATGTCCCTTGTACATCACCTGATTTGTCCTCAGATAATTGATGACATCCTTGGCTCCTGCATCTCCAAAAACAAGATCCTGCTCCAGTTGCCCGAGGTCTCGAAGTCCTGTTTCCCTgataattttgttaattttcccTGCAATCTGAGTTGAAACAATGAAGCAAAAGAAATCAGCACGAACGGCTTTGTTACAAGTGAAAGTACATATATTTCATCTAAAGACACACAATGCCTGAAAATGTTCAAAGCTAACCTCAACGTGGAGAGAAATCTTTTCAACTTGTTCAGTGTATTGTGGCAAAGCTTGAACCATCTTCTGCAAGTCCCGCGTAGATAACTCATTGCCCTCTCTGCACAAATTAATCTTCTACATTAGAAGTGTATGACAACGATAGTTCAAGATCCAAAAACACTTATATTCGATATCAATTAAAATCTATTATTGATTCTCCTATACCATAGTACCTACAAGCATACTGCTTTACAAATTCTAGGAATAAGCTTCAGTACCAGGGATGCTGCTAAGCTTGAGATTTTTGTACCTCGTATTCATGCAAAAAATGGGACGTTTTTCGAGACTATAATTCAACACTCCTATGGTGGAACTGTCTATAAGTTCATGTAGTTCTAGAAAATCTTTTTAATCTGAAACAGCACCAATAAGATAAAACCTCTCTACATCAAATGGTAAACAATTTCTAAGAGTCCCTATTATATAGTAAGACCAACCTTGCACTCTGTTGGAGCTGTGCAGctttattctttgattgaaaggTGGTAAACTTGTCGCTCAACCGTTCGCTAGCCTGATATTTCAGTTAATCGATTATAGTATTCACATTTATAATATATTCATGTAAACTAAAATGTCTGAAATCACGAAATATACATCTGCTATGTGTGTATGACGAAGCTCAAGCCAGACTGGATCGTTGTCTTCCAAAAGCACCTCCTTTCTCTCAGGATCGCCACCAGTTTTGCTAGGAACCTAATATACAATATATGTTATCTCTATATCTAGGGGAGAGAATAAAAAACTCCAACTAGAATTAAATACATgaacataaataaaattaagggtCATAAAAGGCAACATGAAGGCATACCTCATGCATATATTTGTTCCCGTCCATATCCAATAAATCGTGACACATAGCGTCGTATGTCCATTCATgtatgaccggagcaatctattTCAAATCCACCACATTCGACAGGTCAAAATATAACAGCATACAGAACGTAGAAGAAAAAACAGACGGCACAGGACAAGGAATAATAACCTGATCAACAGATCTATCCAAGATGAGCAGTTCGCATGTCTCTTTCTGCGGAAAGTTGGGAATAGAAgatttataatttgaaattATGTCCCAAACAGCAGCAGCAAGCTTTGTAGGAATTAAGTCACGAGGTGATGCTTCTGTTGAGTCATCTGACTGGGCAGCATGATAACGCACATATGGGAGCTCCTGAGGTAGTGCAAACTTGTTTAGACATTTGCACAAGGAAAAAGGCAGAAAAAACCATTTTATTGACAGAAAAAATTACTGTTtccgaaaagaaaaaagggaaccAAGAACTATAAACCTTCAAAGAAGCAAAAACCGTAGCAATTCGAGTTGCCATTATGTTTATGGAAGCATTGAATTTGCGAGCATTCTCAGTATTACCGAAGAGCTCCTCCAACGCCCTTTGTTGATCAGTGACAAAAGCCTACAATAAAGTGAATCTCAGTGAAAAATCATCCCCATGTTTCTGAAAATAGCTCCAATATCAGTATGTTCAAAGTTTGATCGAAAGCAAAGATAGTCAATTACTCATATTTTTGTGTTAAGTAGCACCTACAGGATGGAAACCGAAACTAAAGAGAATAGTGagttactttaaaaaaaatgagataTGATGCCACAAAACAAACGCGTATAAAAAACTATACCAAATATTATAACAGTACCTGACTATCTATAGGAAAGTACTCAAAATTCATCTGCATAGTAACAATGAAACATAAGACCAGACGAGAATTTgaatataaaaagtaaaaacaaccGTTAGAAATACGGAGCAATCGCATAAGAAAAGACCAACCTCTCTCAGTGCACCTATGCGGGGTAAAACACTTGTATCGCTCTTTATGTGATTTACAAGTTCCTTTGGGATAGGTGAACTGAAAAATACGAATGCTCTACAGCCACGAAATTGAAACAggcaagaaaacaaaagaaaacaatcagCACATTGCGCTGTTTGAAATCGCAAGCGATAAAAGCTCAAATTTTTGTAGCACTGGGTACAAAATATACAAAATctcaaattataaaaaatagttATCGTACTTCCTGTATAACGGCTCCCTTCCAGACATGTCAGACAGGAACATGACTATACTGCATGCTAGCAAAAGATACGGTTAAAAATAGACCATACAAAAATGAAATCGTAAATTTTCGTTACTTCTGAATAAGCAGTGCTAAACGGACGAAAAAAGGATCAAGGATTGTATGTTCTGAATAAAACTGTACTTCTCTTTTGTTGGCTGGATGAAATAAACAACATCCATGGAGGGCAATGGTTCTCTCCTCCGAAAAAGGTCTTCCACCACTGCAATAAATGAGAATCGGTTTCTAGCAAGTCCCAAGGAACAATAAAAAGCATAGGGAAGCACAGCATGAGTGTCTTTGACTACAGATGTCTTAGCTGATATTGTAACCAATGACATGTACCAAAATACTATTTGCTTCATTGGAATTAACATCAAAATAGAGTGTACATTCTCCACAATTTTCACCCCGTCGAATTCTATCACCTAACTCACTCTGCAGTCCGTACTATTTGATTCCATTTCCTCCCAATCTCGACTCTATTTAATATCGGAAAATTCAGAGTGACTAGGACCAAAAACTTGGAAGAAGATGGAAAAACAAATGCAACATTCTAAGCATTGCAGTGGTACATATGAACGAAAAATTGATAGTAGTGCTCACGCGAAATTTCTTGGTCTGTGATATCTGCCATTTTACATGAATGGGACATAACTTTCACTGTCACTTTATCCATGATAAGCACCTGGGAAGGAAATTATTTGAACTCAATACGCTGCAAGTAATTCAAGTTTCAAATGACCAAATGAAAAATCTAAATAACAAATGCCTTGAAAGGGTCATAGTTTAGCTTCTTAAGCTGGAAATAAAAATTAGACACAGAATTTAACATACCTTCCAAGACTTAGAATTCTCTGTTCTGGTAGATCCAAGCATTTCGTGCAATAACCCtaaaatccaaaatccaaatataaatatatgtcaCTCACATTACGACgatgtgttgtgttgtgttgtcTCGCATCAGAAATTTAGCAAACTTTGcatagttttattttgtaaggAGTTGAGCAACTCAGCGatggtagaacctcaacttccttcaatttgtcaaaattatcaaaatttcaaTGATCTCGCACATTTTCTCAGAGAAGAAGTGTATAATAACATGGAGACCATAATTTGGAGCCTTATTAATGCTGACGTTTTTGAGATTCAAAACTTCCAGCTCATGCATTTTCTCgagaaaaaaacagaaaataagaacaaataaaatacaaaaagaatGTGAGAAAGAAAATTGTTGGTTCGAGCGAGAGCTTACGGTCACGGCTGACTTGTCGGAAAATTTTGTACTCCGTAGCTCCGCCATGAGAAGACGAATCAGAATCAGAAAACGACATCGTCGCAGCAGCAGATCAGATTATTGgattcaaattcaataaaaaaataaattagattaatgaattaatgatccagagagatagagagagggagagaggttcAGCTGGAGTTTGGGAGGCGAGAAAGGAGCGGGAAGGAAGAGAAGGTCGTTATACTGGTACTTTGACGTGTCAAACGAAACTTAAACTTCGCTTAAGTTATCACTTTTACGGACGAGCAAACGCTCTCAATGCGGCGTCGTTTTCTTTGTGTTGTTCTTGTCGGGGCGACATGAAGCAGAAGTATTCATGTCTAAAATTAATCTAGTCGTAAAAATTAAGAAGATCAAGAGTTAATATTTAGTTTCGATCATGTCGGGACTCacaataatttttaaatgaCGTGATTCTTCCTCCATTCCTAAGAAAAAAGCATGTCATAAATATTCTCAAGTTTTCAATTCTTCCTCCATTCTTTTCATCCCTCTTTTTTTACTCAAttaattaaaaccttattcattttcaatttttaatcaagGTCCTTAGGTTTTaataaacatcattaattagttcaataataaaatatttacatatcaagataatttaatttaatttcttttcatttcaatttagaattcatttagtgttagaaatgttacatttggtatatttatattcatGACTAAACTTTATAccatatatttctatttttagtttgtacccattttcaATTTGcaactctctttttttttttttttaaattgtgccaattttctttttagttttaatttgtacccatatattaatttcttttttattttttaaacttttatttataCTCACAAGTTTTTTAACCTTTATAATGaacccatttttctttaaaaatctaccactttgttatatgcaaaatgtaccaatatttttgttttgtaagtaccattcttttttatataaaatgtacccatttttaatgtaaaatatatatatatatatatatatatatatattagtctAAAATGTgcctattttttataaaaaaatgtacCCAATTTATATAAAACGTGCCCcctttttttgtataaaatgtaCCAACTTTTTGTATGTGAAATataaccacatttttatataaatgtaccaatattttatatgtaaaatgtacccaattttagagtaaattgtagcaatggtctctcaactttaatcaaattggagcaatggtccctcaactaaaaatccattaccattagtCCATCAAcccatcaaaatgtgtagctatggtcattttcgtcaacttcgttagaattttgtcaaaataagttatgttgaaatgactattgctacaattgggatccctcaactcatcaagtGTGTAGCTATGGCCTTTTTCGCCACCtttgtcagaattttgtcaaaatgagttacgtAGGAaagaccattactccaattgggttaaagttgagggaccattgctccaattgggttaaagttgagagaccatttctccaatttgattaaagttgagggaccattgcttcaattgggttaaagtggagagaccatttctccagtttgattaaatttgagagaccaatgataatggattttaattgaaggaccatagctacacggtttgatgagttgagggaccattgctccaattgagttaaaattaagggaccatttgctacaatttactccaaTTTTTATTACATAAATGTATTcaaatgtacccatattttattatataaatctactcatattttataaaataaaataaaattggatttttttttataatctagAATGCACCCATAAgcatttttttggttgaaaccCATAAGAAAAATTTCAATAATTAAATTGGTAGTGTAAATGAAAGCAAAATATATAACAGTTTGAGTCTTTATTGGTATTATTGAATTTATTTTACTATTATGTCATTTATGTGGCATGAGAGGGACTTCAATCTAAAATATAAAATGCATAAGGTTTTAGTCTATAATAGTTAGAGGACAGGGATAGCATGTCGCAGCTCGTCCCGAATTATTATTATCGACGATGTAAAATGACGGTTTTATCCTTGGACGTTAAAATTGTAGCGTGTGTGTGTTATGCTTTGGGACTTAGATGTTATTTTCTTTGGttggttggtgacccacgtggatcacacacacacacaaactctctctctctccccgtgccttctctctctcttcttcctcacgGATTTTTCAGAAAGTCCGTACAAACGTACGGAAGAACGCCAAACTCACATTTCAAGCACGGATCGATGTCAAGAAGGTAAGATTCGAACTCCTTGCAAGTCCCTGAGTTCATATATGCCATTTTTAGGACCTGAAAACCTCAAAAACCCCGAGAACTCTAACCTCCGATTTGGTGCActattcatgcacacgtaaatgtgAAGGTTTCAGTAGATTTTAAGCTCACATGAAGCTTTAGAAGGCcctcacgaagctcggagaagaaaaaccaagcattttggacgtcgggatcgtcaaTTTCAAGTTTGGCCAGTTTTCTcgaatttttccggtgagatccCGTGATCTTTGAGGCTTTAAACAGGTAAGGAAATGTTCTACAAGTCgagagcttcaatttggtaatggtttcatgaaatttggatgagaaatgagtgagatatgaaggttttcgtatttttccagtttccggcgaaCGGCGATGGCTAGGCTAGCCGAAGAAGAAGATAGAATATTCCAaaaaagttgacggaatattctgacgctGTCAGGTAAAACTAACGGATTACATTactatttaacagaatattcctaacAGCAGTTAGGGTTTCTGTTAGGGTTCTCTGCGCGTGGCCGCGCGTgttgccgtgccttggccgacgCGTGACGGCACGTCAGTGGTCGGAAaacttttctaaaaatatggggatgttcgtgaggttgtgtagatcacgttggtgtATTCAAACaacccatttgagcattgtatgagaagttattagctagttttgtctatgtgctttaaataacgtttttatagttatttcgcatataggtgagacttatcccaaggacgagcgcagtcaagggcgactcagGGGTTACAActcttcgacataccagtgagtgggcttttggttttcagtatatatttatatacttgatattttcccagaatgCCATgcttataaatttttatttcctatgtgaattagtatatgatgcataatatatataagagtaaattgtagctatggtcccttaactttaactcaattggaacaatggtccctcaactaaaaatccattacctttggtccctcaacttatcaaaacgtgcagctatgatccctcaactaaaaatccattaccattggtccctgaattttaattcaagtggagaaatggtcctttaactttaatccaattgtagcaatgatccttacaatataactcgttttgacaaattttttgacatagttgatgaaaagaaccataattatacactttgatgagttgagggaccctaattatataaatggtcattccaacatagcttattttgacaaaattttgacaaaattgatgaaaaggactatagctacacattttgataagttgagggatcaatggtaatggatttttagttgagggaccattgctccaatttgattaaagttgagggaccatttgtacaatttactctatatataattgtggtgttgtggacgctcaggtaagcccaaGTGAGTTATAATTCGTGAATGTGATTAAAGTTGTGATTGAGAAAAGttaagctcataaacctgcacctagggtgattgtaatttagccagagatatggcacagtcctttttataatgtcacctcccgcaccatatgcttacattggatccaatttaagtgcacagtcttgtcgtacagaccatcatagatggttccgactcgtaggtgattaGCGATTTATCACCCAATTATTATGAGAGCGTaatattgagcataattatattacacccaatcttgtcatacagacccatttttagtggttccgacttatgtgcaatgtaatgccgtataggtcattgtagtgactccggctagattgactaatgagctatgaattcagtcgtACAGACTTATGCAGAGGTTTCGGCTAATACGTTatcttccatgaatttattctcacctgaattacttattctgtttatatcttggcatggcatacttatgaatatgattatgtaaagcatgattcgagttaaaataattatatatatatacatttatgcatatgtttatattctatttttgggaaaaattatacatgttttacggcgaggggttagaactattgagaaatgaaatggttttttcaaacatttgtttttgcccactcacattttctattttgcgcccctccaggttttaggtagactgtTGTTGGTGGCGTACGAGGATTCCGGCGGTTctgacatatatataataagtgtaggacatcttatggtactgtataattagtacttgtcctactggactgcacctagactttctacgctctgattaggtgtatttacacttgtatttCACTTTTAGCACTTCTGGTTTATTAGTGCACTTTAATtagctttcggtttttatttattcgtataactcttatctttatcgcttccgcactgtgcacatggctacgttaccctcacgtgacggccagcatgcctcgatcccAGTCGGAGTGTGTCACTGCAACTAAACTATCCCATTTATTATATACAGTacaaataagtgtctatttatacttacaaaaattcataattgtattgggaacataaaatgcaaaattaaaGGACATAGATTAAGGTAACCGATTTATTGAACAAGTCtctcacaatttattgaacaaaaagaaaatccaaaatgaaagttatcgatTTTTGTCCAAGTGAAAGTCATGACATAGGCGGGTGCCTAGACAGGACTAGGCAGGCTAAGCAGGTGCCTAGGTGGGCTAAGCGAACACCTAAGGAGGTCTAGacacccttttttaattttcaaacggcCACAAATCAATTGTGGTAGTGACCAGCCGCCTAGTGCCTAGACTGTGCTAGGCACGGAGTTTTAGAACAGTGTTCCTAACAAATATGCATGTCATACTTCTATAACATATACTCCTAATTTGAAGACAGAGACGATTGGAAGAATATTTTGATAGTTCTTGGCATCTTTGGCATTTGTATTCTATGGTGTGCATACGTACGCACACCTAATGTTCGATGCTGATCACTTGAAACCTTTCGATTCTAAGCATTACTGTTAAATTTAAAGGCATTCATGTTCTCTGGCCCTAAAGAAAGGGCaaacttttttatttactaAGGAGAAATTCTCGAGTTTGGGCCTTAAACCACATCAACCATGCATTACCTCTCACAAAAGAGTGAGGCTCCTTGTATTGATTCCACTTACGCCCATGTTAAATACAACTGTTTGAGTGTGAAACCTATACGAGCGTCCGCACACAAGAACTTCTCCTTTATAAGATGTGGTTAGTATCTATGGATTATGATAGTTGCATTCTAGTTTGTTGGTAACCAACACCTAATAACCATTCAAAAGTCAACTGTTTTATTTAAATGAGAAATCAGGGGAAAAAAATCAACAAGCAATCCATGAGTTTCTGAAAATGGTACGAGAACTTGCATAGAATcatatatgttgatgcacaaaatcagcgaggactttggtacaacagaaagtgttaagtttgtgaccttcgctagattgctccggtcactagtgtggataaatatgtaaatggatagagacagggaagcaaacacaagatgtacgtggttcacccagattggctacgtccacggagtagaggagttctcattaattgtgaagggtttacacaagtacataggttcaagctctcctttagtgagtactagtgaatgatttagtacaaatgacattaggaaatattgtgggagaatgatctccttttatagaaaagagtttctagcgttgttttgacattgacacatgccgtgttatgattggcttctgatgttaacacgtgtcgcgctatgattggcttttgatgtcgacacatgtcgctctatgattggcttcctggttgaagggaaacttttatgggtccttgacggtataacgttgaccggtgctcggtagtttcgaggattggtcaagtatggtacaaacagtgctcccctaagttctcgagtgaaggaagctcctcggttagggacttgcaagatccaagccgctgagtaatcatgaaacttctaagtaccgaagtgtggtatcgtcttcacttgccttatccgtctcataggtagatgcggcatcttctctgg
Proteins encoded in this region:
- the LOC126629503 gene encoding protein transport Sec1a-like translates to MSFSDSDSSSHGGATEYKIFRQVSRDRLLHEMLGSTRTENSKSWKVLIMDKVTVKVMSHSCKMADITDQEISLVEDLFRRREPLPSMDVVYFIQPTKENIVMFLSDMSGREPLYRKAFVFFSSPIPKELVNHIKSDTSVLPRIGALREMNFEYFPIDSQAFVTDQQRALEELFGNTENARKFNASINIMATRIATVFASLKELPYVRYHAAQSDDSTEASPRDLIPTKLAAAVWDIISNYKSSIPNFPQKETCELLILDRSVDQIAPVIHEWTYDAMCHDLLDMDGNKYMHEVPSKTGGDPERKEVLLEDNDPVWLELRHTHIADASERLSDKFTTFQSKNKAAQLQQSAREGNELSTRDLQKMVQALPQYTEQVEKISLHVEIAGKINKIIRETGLRDLGQLEQDLVFGDAGAKDVINYLRTNQDTTPENKLRLLMIYASVYPEKFEGDKANKLMQLAKLSREDMKVVNNMRLLGGSSESKKTSSSFSLKFNAAKTKGAARKDRTDEVETWQLFRFYPMIEEIIENLSKGELPKNEYSCLNEPTPAPQGGSVRGHSSSAQTSQSTGAPHSMRSRRTANWGRARHSDDGYSSDSVLRGSSTDFKKMGQRIFVFMIGGATRSELRVCHKLTTKLRREVILGTTGLIEPPQYITKLKLLSEKELAMDGLGI